One window from the genome of Ensifer canadensis encodes:
- a CDS encoding DUF1275 family protein produces MLNILRGKSNSLVLAFVSGFADALFFIHLGGLFVGLVTGNVVLLGLGLVGHEKGGLRGLQIMSFPLFMVGAGLAAIMVTSIKPLERATFWTLMVAAAAFAMSALLAIFDAGPVSACALLAVVAMGMLTAIERLDTRLGPPFSLMTGNIAGLATAAARRLIGYTEKPEEWGQSLTSIILVLGFVLGCAAGAFAQVTVGVAGMLLPASLLLLIGLFYSPQSAQKSS; encoded by the coding sequence ATGCTGAATATACTTCGCGGGAAAAGCAATTCACTGGTACTGGCATTCGTCTCCGGATTCGCGGACGCGCTCTTCTTCATTCATTTGGGCGGCCTTTTCGTTGGACTGGTCACCGGCAATGTCGTGCTCCTCGGGCTGGGGCTGGTCGGTCACGAAAAAGGTGGTTTGCGTGGTCTTCAGATCATGTCATTCCCTCTCTTCATGGTGGGCGCGGGTTTGGCGGCGATCATGGTCACCTCGATCAAGCCTCTCGAACGCGCGACGTTCTGGACGCTCATGGTCGCCGCAGCCGCGTTCGCGATGTCCGCTCTTCTTGCAATCTTCGATGCCGGGCCGGTATCCGCCTGTGCACTTCTCGCCGTCGTCGCGATGGGGATGTTGACGGCCATCGAGCGTCTCGACACCAGGCTCGGCCCGCCGTTCTCGCTGATGACAGGCAACATCGCCGGGCTCGCCACCGCCGCTGCTCGTCGCCTCATCGGCTACACCGAGAAGCCGGAAGAGTGGGGGCAATCATTGACGTCGATCATCCTGGTGCTTGGCTTTGTGCTAGGGTGCGCCGCCGGCGCGTTTGCGCAAGTCACGGTTGGCGTTGCCGGCATGCTCTTGCCAGCCTCTTTGTTGCTCCTGATCGGCCTTTTCTATTCTCCTCAGAGCGCACAGAAGTCGAGCTAA
- a CDS encoding NmrA family NAD(P)-binding protein — protein sequence MVISRKLAVVVTGATGQQGGAVAKNLLERGHEVRAVTRNTDSAKARKLANAGATLFRASLEATATLTKALEGATSLFVMTTPFEGGPQAETRQGNSAADASKAAGVHLVFNSVGSANRQTGVPHFDSKYEVEKHIAEIGVRATVLTAYTSLRAVLAEHTTFDPKVGAALTLAAAAGVGNAYMTRIASRLAQMNGWTEEQVGALKTGTSTNDVKIDVLAGLAREAAANSGNVADVTWKAAQFAGWSDEQLADVFAYVGATVFTGYFLNYAQTDLDV from the coding sequence TTGGTCATCAGTCGGAAGCTTGCTGTCGTCGTCACGGGAGCCACAGGCCAACAAGGCGGCGCTGTCGCGAAGAACCTGCTGGAGCGCGGCCACGAGGTTCGCGCCGTCACGCGCAATACCGACTCCGCGAAGGCAAGGAAGCTCGCAAACGCTGGCGCCACACTCTTCCGCGCCTCACTCGAAGCCACGGCCACGCTCACCAAGGCGCTCGAAGGAGCGACCTCTCTCTTCGTGATGACGACGCCATTCGAAGGAGGTCCGCAAGCCGAGACGCGGCAGGGCAACTCCGCCGCGGACGCATCCAAGGCCGCAGGCGTACACCTCGTCTTCAACTCGGTCGGCTCTGCCAATCGACAGACGGGCGTCCCGCACTTCGACAGCAAGTACGAGGTCGAAAAGCACATCGCCGAGATCGGCGTGCGTGCCACGGTCCTGACAGCGTACACGTCCCTGCGCGCCGTGCTTGCCGAGCACACTACCTTCGACCCGAAGGTGGGTGCGGCCCTCACCCTCGCGGCTGCGGCCGGGGTCGGCAACGCCTACATGACCCGTATCGCCAGTCGGCTCGCCCAGATGAATGGCTGGACCGAAGAGCAGGTCGGTGCCTTAAAAACGGGCACCTCGACAAACGACGTCAAAATCGATGTGCTCGCCGGCCTGGCCAGGGAAGCGGCTGCCAATTCGGGAAACGTCGCCGACGTCACCTGGAAGGCCGCTCAATTCGCCGGCTGGAGCGATGAGCAACTAGCCGACGTGTTTGCTTACGTGGGGGCGACGGTATTTACGGGGTACTTCCTCAATTACGCACAAACGGATTTGGATGTCTAA
- a CDS encoding NADPH-dependent FMN reductase, with protein sequence MSKNPHIGIVVGSTREGRFSERAAAWFHKIAARRSDLSVEIVDLRDYPMPFFDEPASPAWMQPKDHVAERWAAKLAALDGFVFVTPEYNHGYSAVLKNALDYAFQQFNRKPAAFVGYGGVGAARAIEQLRMVAVELQMAPIPKSVNIGMAEFLGIWQQGKDFADFPHLEQAAGVLLDDFSWWSHTLQTGRQATSALASVG encoded by the coding sequence ATGTCCAAGAACCCACATATCGGCATCGTCGTCGGCTCGACGCGAGAGGGCCGCTTCAGCGAGCGGGCGGCCGCATGGTTTCACAAGATTGCCGCTCGGCGCAGCGATCTCAGCGTCGAAATTGTCGACCTGCGCGACTACCCGATGCCATTCTTCGATGAGCCGGCATCGCCGGCCTGGATGCAGCCGAAGGATCACGTCGCAGAGCGTTGGGCGGCGAAGCTGGCCGCGTTGGACGGGTTCGTCTTCGTCACGCCGGAATACAATCACGGATACAGCGCAGTGCTGAAGAACGCGCTGGACTATGCCTTCCAGCAATTCAACCGCAAGCCGGCCGCCTTCGTCGGGTATGGCGGCGTCGGGGCCGCACGCGCCATCGAGCAACTGCGCATGGTTGCCGTCGAACTTCAGATGGCGCCGATCCCCAAGTCCGTGAACATCGGCATGGCCGAGTTCCTTGGCATCTGGCAGCAGGGCAAGGATTTCGCGGATTTTCCGCATCTCGAACAGGCGGCGGGCGTTCTGTTGGATGACTTTTCCTGGTGGAGCCACACGCTGCAGACAGGGCGTCAGGCCACATCCGCACTGGCTTCAGTCGGCTGA
- a CDS encoding LysR family transcriptional regulator, with the protein MLDLNDIGLFVQVVRFGSFAEAGRRLGIPANTVSRRIQELEEQLGARLMQRSTRKLKLTDAGHELYDNSAAAVDGLQQAGEDLIAGARVPRGLIRVAMPADFFDFYKMEWIAEFLASHPQVRIEFVLSDATADLIEEGIDVAFRGNATRGPNYVVRKIQTRSFGLVASPSYLAARGTPATLQELTRHDCLFMPQARDYATWRLQGPDGPEEEVTVTGRVMANTAQAIRKAAIAGLGIALTPILGTADFAAGRLVPVLPQYMRRNLGMSVVYPNRAHLPLAVSAFIDSVVGKIRAELLSAEGSQQFAPIADPTSEGPDPRL; encoded by the coding sequence ATGCTCGACCTGAACGACATCGGCCTGTTCGTGCAGGTTGTTCGCTTTGGCAGTTTCGCGGAGGCCGGACGTCGTTTGGGGATCCCCGCCAATACGGTCAGCCGGCGCATTCAGGAATTGGAAGAGCAGCTCGGCGCCCGGCTCATGCAGCGATCCACCCGGAAGCTGAAACTCACCGATGCCGGACATGAACTCTACGATAATAGCGCTGCGGCCGTGGACGGACTGCAACAAGCGGGAGAGGATCTGATTGCCGGCGCGCGGGTGCCCAGGGGGCTGATACGTGTGGCGATGCCCGCCGACTTCTTCGACTTCTACAAAATGGAATGGATAGCCGAATTCCTGGCCTCGCACCCACAAGTGCGTATCGAGTTCGTGTTAAGCGACGCCACGGCTGACCTTATCGAAGAAGGCATCGATGTCGCCTTCCGAGGGAACGCAACCCGTGGTCCGAACTATGTTGTGCGCAAGATCCAAACCCGCTCGTTCGGACTTGTCGCCAGCCCCTCCTACCTTGCCGCGCGCGGGACGCCTGCCACATTGCAGGAGCTGACCCGTCATGACTGTCTGTTTATGCCACAGGCCCGGGACTATGCGACCTGGCGCCTTCAAGGTCCCGACGGACCCGAGGAGGAGGTGACCGTCACCGGCCGCGTGATGGCGAATACCGCACAGGCGATCCGAAAGGCGGCTATAGCAGGCCTCGGCATCGCGTTGACACCAATCCTGGGCACAGCCGATTTCGCGGCTGGCCGACTGGTGCCGGTGTTGCCCCAATACATGCGCCGCAATCTCGGCATGAGCGTCGTCTACCCCAACCGGGCTCACTTGCCACTGGCGGTTTCTGCTTTCATCGACTCCGTCGTCGGCAAGATACGTGCCGAATTGTTGAGCGCAGAAGGATCGCAGCAATTCGCGCCAATTGCCGATCCAACTTCAGAAGGGCCGGACCCACGGCTCTGA
- a CDS encoding SDR family NAD(P)-dependent oxidoreductase — MSEISAPIVVMTGATSGIGRLAAIELASRGAHLVLIARSEVNAEATGNAIRTVAPQAQIDIHYADLTRLETVSAVGQTIAREHDKIDVLINNAGIHAFAPRTTVDGYDEMMAVNYLAPWLLTSTLRETLIRSAPSRIVTTASEASRHHGKIELTGDMFAPTRFSRLGSSRIYGRTKLLDIMLSLELSRQLEGTGVAVNCLDPGFNVTGLGRELSFAPMLERILTRLKIGDPRRGAGIIVRLAMDAEFGTATGGYFSVKDATPLEPVSPADDPNARQALWAITHEVLGAIS; from the coding sequence ATGTCCGAGATTTCCGCGCCCATCGTCGTCATGACCGGCGCTACGAGCGGAATCGGGCGTCTGGCGGCGATCGAGCTGGCCAGTCGTGGTGCGCATTTGGTGCTGATTGCACGCTCCGAGGTCAATGCGGAAGCCACCGGTAATGCAATCAGGACGGTCGCGCCGCAGGCGCAGATCGACATTCATTATGCGGACTTGACGCGATTGGAGACAGTCTCCGCAGTCGGCCAGACGATCGCGAGGGAACATGACAAGATCGATGTGCTGATCAACAATGCCGGCATTCACGCCTTCGCGCCGCGCACCACGGTCGACGGCTACGACGAGATGATGGCGGTCAATTATCTCGCACCCTGGCTGCTCACGAGCACCCTGCGCGAGACGCTGATCCGGTCTGCACCCTCGCGCATTGTGACCACGGCATCGGAAGCGTCCCGCCATCACGGAAAGATCGAACTGACGGGCGATATGTTCGCGCCCACGCGGTTTTCCCGGCTAGGCTCCTCACGGATCTACGGACGGACGAAACTGCTTGACATCATGTTATCCCTCGAACTTTCGCGGCAGCTGGAAGGAACCGGCGTGGCAGTGAACTGCCTGGACCCAGGTTTTAATGTCACTGGTCTGGGGCGCGAGCTGAGCTTTGCGCCAATGCTCGAACGGATCCTGACGAGGCTGAAGATTGGCGATCCCCGTCGAGGCGCGGGCATCATCGTTCGTCTCGCCATGGATGCTGAGTTCGGGACCGCTACGGGCGGATATTTCTCGGTGAAGGATGCAACGCCGCTGGAGCCTGTCTCGCCCGCCGACGACCCGAATGCGCGGCAGGCATTGTGGGCCATAACCCACGAGGTGCTTGGGGCGATTTCCTGA
- a CDS encoding MarR family winged helix-turn-helix transcriptional regulator, translating to MASLTEDETNETPLLWLSLGEQLNALLSASRAVATEMAASFDADLQPAAYHIIQWLHAYGPAQASHVADGLAMDRSATSRLVRQLKQAGIVESRPDPADKRGVILSLTDQGVTKIRAAIKYKGEVFRRRLDGWSEADLRLFTALLRRFNSGKAN from the coding sequence ATGGCGTCCCTCACCGAAGACGAAACAAATGAGACGCCCCTGCTGTGGCTATCGCTCGGCGAACAGCTCAATGCACTGCTGAGCGCGTCGCGCGCGGTTGCGACTGAAATGGCCGCCAGCTTCGACGCCGATTTGCAACCGGCCGCCTACCACATCATCCAGTGGCTTCACGCGTACGGGCCGGCTCAGGCGAGCCATGTTGCAGATGGTTTGGCTATGGACCGTAGCGCGACTAGCCGCCTGGTGCGACAGCTAAAGCAAGCCGGAATCGTCGAGTCTCGTCCCGATCCGGCCGATAAGCGTGGCGTAATACTGTCCCTGACAGACCAGGGCGTCACCAAGATACGCGCAGCGATCAAGTACAAGGGCGAGGTTTTTCGCCGTCGTCTCGACGGCTGGAGCGAGGCGGATCTACGCCTCTTTACGGCCCTGCTTCGTCGCTTCAACTCCGGCAAAGCAAACTAG